ATGACAGGGCCCGCCGAGGAGATTTTCCGCGGTTCGTGGCCGGAATGAATGACAGCATACAGGAGTGAAAGTTAAATGGCGGGAGAACTGGTACAGCAGTTTTTTGCGCAGCGAATCGGCGGAGAAAATTTCGGCAGGGACGACACGGTCTACAAGTTCGAGAAGATCAAGCGGGCCAAACGCGCGGCGATCAAGGATCATCCCGGCGTGGAGCTGATCGACCTGGGCGTGGGCGAACCTGACGGGATGACTCCCGCTCCCATCGTCGAGGCTCTCCGCCAGGAAGCGCAGCGATACGAGAACCGTGGTTACACGGATAACGGGATCGGCGAGTTCCGCGAGGCCGTGGCCTGGCACATGGAGCATGTTTACGGTGTCGGCGGCCTGGATCCCGCGACCCAGATCAACCACAGTATCGGCAGCAAGAGCGCCCTGGCGCTGCTGCCCAGCGCGCTGGTGGATCCGGGCGATGTCGTGCTGATGACCGTCCCCGGCTACCCGGTGTTCGGCACCCACAGCGCCTGGTACGGCGCCGAGGTGGTTAACCTGCCGCTGACCGAGGATAACGGCTTCCTGCCTGACCTCGACTCGCTGGACGAGGAAACCGCCCGTCGCGCCAAGGTGCTGGTGATCAATTACCCCAATAACCCCACCGGCAGGGCGGCGACAGAGGATTTTTTCCGCGGGGTGATCGACTGGGCGCACCGCTACGAGGTGGCGATTATCCAGGACGCGGCCTACGCAGCGCTGGTCTACGGCCGTAAGCCGCTGAGCATTCTGTCAATCGATGGAGCGATGGACGTGGCGATCGAGCTGCACTCGCTCTCCAAGAGCTATAACATGACCGGCTGGCGGATCGGCTGGGTCTGCGGCAACGCTGGACTGGTGCAGGCGTTCGCCGAGGTCAAGGACCACTCGGACAGCGGCCAGTTCGCGGCCATCCAGAAAGCCGCCGCGGTGGGCCTGCGCAATCCGCAACTCACCGGGCAGATCGCCGGCAAATACGAGCGCAAGCTGAAACTGCTCTGCGGTGCGTTCGAGAAACTGGGGTACGAGACACGGATGCCCGAGGGCACGTTCTACCTGTTCATGAAAAGCCCGAGGGGGATCGAGGGCGGCCCGGAGTTCCAGACTGCCGAGGCCTGCTCCCAGTGGCTGATCCGCGAGCAGCTGATTTCCACCGTGCCCGAGGACAC
This genomic stretch from Candidatus Glassbacteria bacterium harbors:
- a CDS encoding LL-diaminopimelate aminotransferase is translated as MAGELVQQFFAQRIGGENFGRDDTVYKFEKIKRAKRAAIKDHPGVELIDLGVGEPDGMTPAPIVEALRQEAQRYENRGYTDNGIGEFREAVAWHMEHVYGVGGLDPATQINHSIGSKSALALLPSALVDPGDVVLMTVPGYPVFGTHSAWYGAEVVNLPLTEDNGFLPDLDSLDEETARRAKVLVINYPNNPTGRAATEDFFRGVIDWAHRYEVAIIQDAAYAALVYGRKPLSILSIDGAMDVAIELHSLSKSYNMTGWRIGWVCGNAGLVQAFAEVKDHSDSGQFAAIQKAAAVGLRNPQLTGQIAGKYERKLKLLCGAFEKLGYETRMPEGTFYLFMKSPRGIEGGPEFQTAEACSQWLIREQLISTVPEDTAGAFLRAGATFIARDEEDEKRIAGEIGNRLSGSKFVF